AGCCGCCCCACGTCCACCGGGCGCGGCGCTCGGCACGGTCAGCGCCACGCTCCCGACAGGCGCCGGGTGACGGCCGCGCTGAGCGTGCGCACCCCCCGGGTCGAGCCGGGGTCGATGCCGGTGAGCTCGCGCGCCCGGCGCAGGCGGTAGTCGAGGGTGCGGGTGTGGACGTTCAGGGCGGTGGCCGTGGCGCCGCGGTGCATGTCGTGGCGGTAGTACATGTCGAGCGTGACCAGCAGGTCCGGGCCGGAGGCCAGCCGATCGGACAGCGCGCGCAGCCACGCGTCGACGAACGGCACGTCCGCGACGGCGAGTTCGACGAAGACGTCCGCCAGGGTGTGCGGCCGCGACCGGGCGGAGGCCCGGCGCAGCGGGGCAGTGTCACTGATCCGCCGGGCCCTGTCGAGCGCGTCGGGCAGCTCGGGCAGCGGCGCGGTGGCGGTGCCGACGGCACAGGGCCGACCGAGAGCCTGGGCCACGTCCCGGACGCAGTCGGCCACGTGGTCCGGGGCGAGATCGGGCAGGAGGTCGGGAACGGTGTGCGGCGGCACGTCCTCCGCCCGCTCGGCAGCCGAGCGCACCGGGACGAGAGCGATCAGCTCACCGCTTCCGTCGCCGCCCCGCGAACCCCATACGATCGGGGTCCGATGACTCTTCACCAGTGTCTCGAGCTCGTTTTCCAGGATGCGGTCGACGGGGGGAGGGTCCGGCAACCGGAACACGGTCACCGCGTACCGGTCCGACAGTTCCATGTCGATGGCCTCGGCGAGTTCCGCCGCTATCGGATCCCCGTTCAGCAATGACCGGGCCAGCAGGGCGACCTGTTCGACGTACGGCATTCGACGGCGCAGTACTCGGACGAATCCGTGTCGGTAGGCGACGATGCCGCGCTCGCCCTGCGGGGCGAACCAGGTCATCATCCGCATGAGTTCGTCCACACCGGCGCCGCGCTGGGCCTCGGTCGCCTCGTTGATCTCGCGCAGCATGAGCGCGGTGTGCAGCCGCAGCACCTGCTGCCGTGCGTCGAGCGACATGCCCGCGCCGGCCCGCAACTCCCCCATGGACGCGATGTATTCAAGATCTTCATCGCTCAACTCGGCGTTGTCCGGCGACAGTTCGACCGTGCGGTGCCGGAGCCAGACCGAGTGGTCGAAGGTCTCGGCCCGCGCCCGGGGGTCCTTGTCCAGGAACCCGAACTCCGCGATCTCGCGCGTGTATGCCTCTACCTCCCGGCGGGCGTTGGTCGACGCCTGACGGGCCAGTTCGGCGAAGAGGCTCCCCATGACCGCGAGCATGTCATTCCGGCCGAACGGGCCGACAGTCGAGATCCGGACGGCGTTCATCACTTCGCATAAATCGGCGGCAAGTAGGCCGACCGGGCTTTTGTCACCGTGCGCAAAATTCCCGCATCGGGTCGTTCCCGTCACCTCTTCCGCTTGTGTAGGAGTCGTAAAGCGGCCTTAATGAGAGCCGCGTACCCGCCCGTGGGGGAAGAACGCCGCAATCATCAGTACGGGCCGGAGTACGGAAATTCCTCAACCGAGCGTCGGACGTCGGCGCACGCCCAAACGGGAGGGAAACTCCGATGAAAGCTGGAACGCGAAAGAGAATCATGGCGGCGATGGCGGTCATGGTCACGTCGACCACGCTCATGCTCGCCGCGCCGGGCAGCGGTTCGGCCGCCCCCGCCGCCGCCCCCAGCCTGCGCGCGTACGGGATCACCGGTGACGGCACCCTGATGGCCGCGTTCTGGACCGACCGGGCGGACGTGCTCAACTGGGTCAGGGCCGTCACCGGGCTCAGCGGCGACACGGCCCTGGTCGGCATCGACTTCCGGGTGCAGAACGGCACGCTGTACGGCGTGGGCAACAAGGGCGGCATCTACACGATCAAGATCCCGACGGGCACCCAGGACGTCGTGGTCACCAAGGTGTCCCAGCTCCAGTACGCGCTGAACGGGGCGAACTTCGGTGTCGACTTCAACCCGGCGGCCGACCGACTGCGCGTGATCAGCGACAACGGCCAGAACCTGCGCCACAACCTGAACGACAACACGACCATCCAGGACCTGAATCTCACCACCCCGCCGATCGAGGGCACGACCAAGGGCGTCTCCGCCGCCGCCTACACCAACAACGACCTCGACGGGACCACGGCGACCACGCTGTTCGACATCAACACGACCAGCGACCAGGTCGTCATCCAGGCGCCGGCCAACAACGGCACCCTCTCCCCGACCGGCAACCTCGGCCTGGACGCCCAGATCAACGCCGGGGCGGACATCTACAGCACCCTGAGCGGCGGAAAGACGGTGGACAACACCGCCTTCGCCTCCCTCACGCCCTATGGCGCGAGCACCCCGTCCCTCTACACCCTCAACGTCTTCACCGGGCAGGCCACGCTCGTGAACGACGCCGCCAAGTCCAAGTTCCCCCTGAACATCACGGACGTGGCCGTGTCCCTGACCGGCAGCTGAGCCCGTACCGCACCCTCGCCGCGGCCCGGCCACCACCGGCCCGCGGCGAGTCCGTTCCCGTCACCGCAGTTTCTCCAGGTCGAGGTCCGACCCCACCACCAGGGTCACCACTCCCGCCCCCGCCTCCGCCGACCGCGTGGCCTTGGCGTCGGGCAGCCGTGAGGCGAGGACCCTCGCCTGTTTGGCGAGGTCGGCCGGATGGGAGACCGTGGTGGTGTCCGTGTTCTCGGGCGCGTTGCCCGTGCCGACGACGGTGAACCCCGCCTCGCGCAGCTTCTCGGCGACGGCGGCGGCCCGCCCGGAGACGCCGGTGCCGTTGAGGACCTGGACGCGCACGTCGGAGGCGTAGATCAGGTCGTTCTTGGCCTGTGCCTGGAGCTTCTTCTTGTCGACCTCCTTGTCGTTGGCCAGGGAGGTGAACAGGTCGGCGGCCTGCGGGTACTGCCAGACGATGTTGGCCCTGTCGGTCGGGACGTCGGCCTCACGGGGGTAGTTGGGGACGGTCAGGAAGGTCAGCCGGTCGCTCGGGATGCCCTTGAGCTGGGAGGCGAGGTCGTAGAGCGGGTCGATACCGTCGAGATCCTCGTCCGTGGTCAGCGACTTGGTGGCGGACTTCAGGAAGCTGTAGAGCGAAGTGGGGCTGGTCAGACGGGACTTGGCCTTGGCCGCCAGGGTCTCCAGGAACTCCTGCTGCCGGCCGATGCGTCCGATGTCGGAGCCGTCGCCGACGGCGTAGCGGGTCCGCACGTAGCCGAGTGCCGTCTCGCCGTCGACGGTCTGGCAGCCGGCCTCCATGTCGAGGAGGGCGTTGTCGTCCTTGATGGCCTGCTCGGGGCAGACCTCGATGCCGTCCAGGGCGTCGACCATTCCCTTGAAGCCCTGGAAGTCGACGGACATGAAGTTGTCGATGCGCAGACCGGTGTTGGCCTCGACCGTCCTGATCGAGCAGGCGGCCGCGCCGGCGACCTCGCCGCTCGAACCGCCGATCGCGAACGCCTCGTTGATCTTCGCCAGGTGCGGGCCCGACGTACTGCCGTCGCCCTTCTCGCACGCCGCTATCTCGACCCAGGAGTCACGCGGGAACGACACCACGGTGGCCCACTCCCGGTTCGCCGGGAGGTGCAGCACCATGAGCGTGTCGGACTGCATGGTGGTCAGGTCGCTGCCGTACTTCGCGTTGGCACCGTCGCGGCTGTCCGAGCCGACCACCATGATGTTCTTCGAACCGGGGCTCAGATTGACCGGGCGGTCCCCGCCGAGCTTGCTGTCGACGTCGGCGCCCGTGATGTTGTTGTCCAGGTCCTTGTAGACCCAGGCGCCGACCCCGCCCACGCCGAGGACCACCAGTGCCGCGCCGCCGGCGAGCCAGCTCACCGTACGGCCCCGCCGTGTCAGCCGCGTCCCGCCGCCTCCGGCACCCGCGCGCCGCCTACCCGTACCACTCACCGGCCCTCCCCCACTTCGGCCGCACCCGGCCGGTCGACTGCCCCCTGGACGTCCGGCGGTCGTGATCACCGAACGCGCAGGACTCTACATGCATGTAGATATACGGATCGGCGCCGCAGGCGACTCACCACGCCTCGCACGCGTGAACGGCACGGAGGCGTCGCTGCGTACAGAAGGACGACCGTCGCCACGTCCAGGTTGCCTCGAACACCGTCGGTCCCGGGAGAAGTCAGTCGCCCCTCGTACGCGCCGCGCTGCCTCTCGCCCTCTTCGAGCCGCCCCTCGCGCCCTCCGCCTCCTCTGTCCCCTCCGTCTCCTCCGCCTCGCCGAGGAGCTCGCGCAGCAGACGCTCGTCGGCAGGCTCCAGGGAGGTGACGAAGCTGGCCAGCACCGCCCGGCGGTCCCCTTCGCCGTCGAGGACCCTGCGCATCCGGTGCGCGGCCAGGCCCGCCCGGTCGGAGGCCGGGGTCCACACGAAGGAACGGCCGGAGCGCTCCCG
This genomic stretch from Streptomyces deccanensis harbors:
- a CDS encoding PucR family transcriptional regulator — translated: MGSLFAELARQASTNARREVEAYTREIAEFGFLDKDPRARAETFDHSVWLRHRTVELSPDNAELSDEDLEYIASMGELRAGAGMSLDARQQVLRLHTALMLREINEATEAQRGAGVDELMRMMTWFAPQGERGIVAYRHGFVRVLRRRMPYVEQVALLARSLLNGDPIAAELAEAIDMELSDRYAVTVFRLPDPPPVDRILENELETLVKSHRTPIVWGSRGGDGSGELIALVPVRSAAERAEDVPPHTVPDLLPDLAPDHVADCVRDVAQALGRPCAVGTATAPLPELPDALDRARRISDTAPLRRASARSRPHTLADVFVELAVADVPFVDAWLRALSDRLASGPDLLVTLDMYYRHDMHRGATATALNVHTRTLDYRLRRARELTGIDPGSTRGVRTLSAAVTRRLSGAWR
- a CDS encoding DUF4394 domain-containing protein translates to MAAMAVMVTSTTLMLAAPGSGSAAPAAAPSLRAYGITGDGTLMAAFWTDRADVLNWVRAVTGLSGDTALVGIDFRVQNGTLYGVGNKGGIYTIKIPTGTQDVVVTKVSQLQYALNGANFGVDFNPAADRLRVISDNGQNLRHNLNDNTTIQDLNLTTPPIEGTTKGVSAAAYTNNDLDGTTATTLFDINTTSDQVVIQAPANNGTLSPTGNLGLDAQINAGADIYSTLSGGKTVDNTAFASLTPYGASTPSLYTLNVFTGQATLVNDAAKSKFPLNITDVAVSLTGS
- a CDS encoding LCP family protein → MSWLAGGAALVVLGVGGVGAWVYKDLDNNITGADVDSKLGGDRPVNLSPGSKNIMVVGSDSRDGANAKYGSDLTTMQSDTLMVLHLPANREWATVVSFPRDSWVEIAACEKGDGSTSGPHLAKINEAFAIGGSSGEVAGAAACSIRTVEANTGLRIDNFMSVDFQGFKGMVDALDGIEVCPEQAIKDDNALLDMEAGCQTVDGETALGYVRTRYAVGDGSDIGRIGRQQEFLETLAAKAKSRLTSPTSLYSFLKSATKSLTTDEDLDGIDPLYDLASQLKGIPSDRLTFLTVPNYPREADVPTDRANIVWQYPQAADLFTSLANDKEVDKKKLQAQAKNDLIYASDVRVQVLNGTGVSGRAAAVAEKLREAGFTVVGTGNAPENTDTTTVSHPADLAKQARVLASRLPDAKATRSAEAGAGVVTLVVGSDLDLEKLR
- a CDS encoding BlaI/MecI/CopY family transcriptional regulator — its product is MTDQRRPRRRGRGELETLVLSALREADGPENAGWVRERLGGDLAYTTVITILTRLLAKGAVTRERSGRSFVWTPASDRAGLAAHRMRRVLDGEGDRRAVLASFVTSLEPADERLLRELLGEAEETEGTEEAEGARGGSKRARGSAARTRGD